The nucleotide sequence TCGCCAATTTCCGCACAGCCGCCGAGGCCGAGGTTCCCGCCGCGCAATACGCGCTCGGCGTGCTCTATCTGCAGGGCAAGGGCGTTCCCAAGGACACGACCCAGGCCGCGCAATGGTTCCGACGCGCCGCCGACAACGGCGATCTCGGGGCCGAGGTCGAGTTCGCGATCCGGCTGTTCAACGGTGACGGCGTGCCCAAGGACGAGGCGCGCGCCGCCCGCTACTTCCTGCACGCGGCGCAGCGCGGCAACGCCATCGCCCAGAACCGGATCGCCAAGCTCTTCCTCTTCGGCCGCGGCGTGCCGAAGAACCTCGTCGAGGCCGCGGCCTGGAACCTCGCCGCGGCGTCGCAGGGTCGGTCCGATGCCGGGCTCGATCAGGCGACCGCCGGCCTCACCCCGGACGAGCGCAAGCGCGCCGAGTTGCTGGCGGCGGACCGGACGGGCCTTTCACCGTAGCGCCCGGCGGCACCCGCGCGACAGGAGTCCGAATGACGTCCAGCCTCCTTCGCCGCAAGCCCTTGCGCCGGGAGCCCGACGGGGAGCGACGGCTGGCTCGGACGCTGAGCTGGCCCCACCTCGTGGCGCTCGGTGTCGGCGCGATCGTCGGAACCGGCATTCTCACGCTGATCGGCGTCGGGGCGGCCAAGGCCGGGCCGGCGGTCATCTTCTCCTTCGCCATCGCCGGCGCGATCTGCGCCTGCGCCGCACTGGCTTACGCCGAGATGGCGACGATGATCCCGGTCTCGGGCAGCGCCTATACCTACAGCTACGTCGTGCTCGGCGAGTTGCTGGCCTGGATCATCGGCTGGAGCCTGATCCTCGAATACTCGCTCGTGGTGAGTGCGGTGGCGGTCGGCTGGTCCGGCTACGCCGCACCGCTCCTCGAAAGCCTGTTCGGTTTTCCCAAGCCGCTGATGCAGGGACCGGAGGCGGGCGGCATCGTCAATCTTCCGGCCGTCGCGATCATCGTCCTGGTCGCCGTGCTGCTTCTGCGCGGCACCCGCGAGAGCGCCACGCTCAACGCCGCCCTGGTTCTGGTGAAGATCGCCGCGCTGATCGTCTTTGTGGCCTTCGCCCTGCCGGCTTTCGAGGCCACCCATCTCGAGCCGTTCAATCCGTTCGGCTTCTCCAAGGGCGTGGGCGCCGACGGGGTCGAGCGCGGCATCATGGCCGCGGCCGCGATCATCTTCTTCGCTTTCTACGGCTTCGACGCGATCGCCACCGCCGCGGAGGAGACGCGCAATCCCGGCCGCGACCTGATGATCGGCATCGTCGGGTCGATGGCGGCCTGCGTCCTGATCTACGTCGCGGTGGCCGTCGCCGCGGTGGGGGCCGTCTCCTACACCCGCTTCGCCGGCAGTCCGGAGCCACTGGCGCTGATCCTGCGCGAACTCGGCCGGCCGCTGGTGGCGCAGTACCTCGCGGCCTCCGCCGTGATCGCTCTGCCCACCGTCATCCTCGCCTTCTTCTACGGGCAGAGCCGCATCTTCTTCACCATGGCCCGCGACGGGATGCTGCCGCAGGGCCTGGCTCAGGTCTCGCCGGCCGGAACGCCGGTGCGGATCACCCTCTTCACCGCCGCCGTCGTGACCGTCCTCGCCGGGCTCGTTCCGCTGGGCGAACTCGCGGCACTCGCCAATGCCGGGACGCTGGCAGCCTTTATCGCGGTCGCGGCCTGCATGCTGGTGATGCGCGTCCGCGCGCCCAAGGCGCCGCGCACCTTCCGCGCCCCGATGCCCTGGCTGATCGGCAGCATCACGATTCTCGGCTGCGGATACCTGTTCTTCAGCCTGCCCACGACGACCCAGCTCTGGTTCGCGGTCTGGAACGTGTTCGGGTTGATGTTCTACGCCCTCTACGGCCGCAGGCACGCGGTGGCCGCGGCCGGTTAGCCGGCGGGCGAGCCGACGCCCACGAGATCGCGCAGGACCGCCGGGAGCAACTCCGGAAGATCCTCGGAGATCAGCCCCGGCCCGAACCGCAGGCCCGCATCGCCGTGCAGCCAGACGGCGGCGCAGGCCGCTTCGAACGGCTCCATGCCCTGCGCCAGCAACCCGGCGATGATGCCGCCGAGCACGTCGCCGGAGCCGGCGGTGCCAAGATGCGGCGTGCCGTGATCGTTGATCGCCGCGCGCCCGTCGGGGGCGGCGATCACCGTGTCGGCCCCTTTCAGCACCACCACCGCCCCGGCGATCGCGGCTGCCCGCGCCGTCCGCTCGGACTTGCTGAGCCCCTCCGCCACAGCGTCCGTGCCGGAGAACAACCGGGCGAACTCGCCCTCGTGGGGCGTGAGCACCGCCCGCGCTTCGCCGTCCCGGATATGGCGGGACAGCGTGCGCACTTCGCTGCGGAAGCTCGTGAGCGCGTCGGCGTCGAGCACCAGGGCACGCCCGGCCCCCGCCGCGACCGCGACGAGGTCACAGGTGGCCGGGCCGGTGCCGAGTCCGGGCCCGAGCAACAGCGCGTTCAGCCGTTCATCGGCCAGCATATCGTCGAGGTCGTCGGCGCTCTCGCAAGCGCGCAGCATGATCGCGGTGAGGTGCGCGGCGTTCTCCGCCAGCGCCGCGGCGGGCGAGGCCACAGTGACGAGGCCCGCGCCGATCCGCAACGCACCGCGGGCGGCGAGCCGGGCCGCACCGGTGCGGTGGGCCGGGCCCGACAGCACGAGGGCATGGCCGCGGGTGTATTTGTGGCTGCCTGCGGTGAGCCGCGGCAGCCGCCACAGACCGGGCGCGTTGCGATAGAGCGCCCGCGCCTCCCCGGCGAGCCCGGCGGCGAGGGCGGCCTCGCCCGTGCCGATCTGAGCGACGTGCAGCGCGCCGCAATGCGTCCGCCCCGGTTCCAGAAGGTGGCCGGGCTTGAGCGCGACGAAGGTCACCGTCTCGGTCGCCTCGATCGCGAGGCCGCGCACCGCGCCGCTGTCCCCGTCGATGCCGCTCGGCACATCGACCGCCACCACGGGGATGCCGGAGCGGTTGACGGCCTCGACCAGGGCGCGAGCGGCCCCTTCCAGATCGCGGCACAGGCCGGCGCCG is from Methylorubrum sp. B1-46 and encodes:
- a CDS encoding amino acid permease, which encodes MTSSLLRRKPLRREPDGERRLARTLSWPHLVALGVGAIVGTGILTLIGVGAAKAGPAVIFSFAIAGAICACAALAYAEMATMIPVSGSAYTYSYVVLGELLAWIIGWSLILEYSLVVSAVAVGWSGYAAPLLESLFGFPKPLMQGPEAGGIVNLPAVAIIVLVAVLLLRGTRESATLNAALVLVKIAALIVFVAFALPAFEATHLEPFNPFGFSKGVGADGVERGIMAAAAIIFFAFYGFDAIATAAEETRNPGRDLMIGIVGSMAACVLIYVAVAVAAVGAVSYTRFAGSPEPLALILRELGRPLVAQYLAASAVIALPTVILAFFYGQSRIFFTMARDGMLPQGLAQVSPAGTPVRITLFTAAVVTVLAGLVPLGELAALANAGTLAAFIAVAACMLVMRVRAPKAPRTFRAPMPWLIGSITILGCGYLFFSLPTTTQLWFAVWNVFGLMFYALYGRRHAVAAAG
- a CDS encoding NAD(P)H-hydrate dehydratase, which translates into the protein MHEPVKHPKAAERLLTVEAVRRVDAAAIAAGTPGLTLMQAAGAAVARRARALAPDGGRILVLCGPGNNGGDGFVAAHLLAEANYRIDLRLLGERAALKGDAALAAEAWTGPIGTAEADIPLVDLIIDALFGAGLCRDLEGAARALVEAVNRSGIPVVAVDVPSGIDGDSGAVRGLAIEATETVTFVALKPGHLLEPGRTHCGALHVAQIGTGEAALAAGLAGEARALYRNAPGLWRLPRLTAGSHKYTRGHALVLSGPAHRTGAARLAARGALRIGAGLVTVASPAAALAENAAHLTAIMLRACESADDLDDMLADERLNALLLGPGLGTGPATCDLVAVAAGAGRALVLDADALTSFRSEVRTLSRHIRDGEARAVLTPHEGEFARLFSGTDAVAEGLSKSERTARAAAIAGAVVVLKGADTVIAAPDGRAAINDHGTPHLGTAGSGDVLGGIIAGLLAQGMEPFEAACAAVWLHGDAGLRFGPGLISEDLPELLPAVLRDLVGVGSPAG